A DNA window from Acetobacter aceti NBRC 14818 contains the following coding sequences:
- the rpsD gene encoding 30S ribosomal protein S4, whose translation MSKRLESKYKINRRLGVNLWGRAKSPVNKREYGPGQHGQRRKGKPSDFSVQLMAKQKLKGYYGNISEKQFRKYYEEAVRRKGDTSENLIGLLERRLDAVVYRLKFAVTPFAARQFVNHGHVLVNGKKVNIPSYLVREGDVIEVREKSKQLAAVLDASQSGERDVPEYMEVDHRQMKGSFLRAPKLSDVPYPVQMEPNLVVEFYSR comes from the coding sequence ATGAGCAAGCGCCTTGAGAGCAAGTACAAGATTAATCGCCGCCTTGGCGTAAACCTGTGGGGCCGCGCCAAGTCGCCGGTCAACAAGCGGGAATACGGTCCGGGTCAGCATGGCCAGCGTCGTAAGGGCAAGCCTTCCGACTTCTCCGTCCAGCTGATGGCGAAGCAGAAGCTGAAGGGTTACTACGGTAACATCAGCGAGAAGCAGTTCCGTAAATACTACGAAGAGGCTGTTCGTCGTAAGGGCGATACCTCCGAGAACCTGATCGGTCTGCTGGAGCGTCGTCTGGACGCCGTTGTTTACCGTCTGAAGTTCGCAGTAACGCCGTTTGCTGCACGTCAGTTCGTGAACCACGGTCATGTGCTGGTTAACGGCAAGAAAGTGAACATCCCGTCCTACCTCGTTCGCGAAGGTGACGTGATCGAAGTTCGCGAAAAGTCCAAGCAGCTTGCCGCTGTTCTGGATGCCTCGCAGAGCGGCGAGCGCGATGTTCCGGAATACATGGAAGTGGACCACCGTCAGATGAAGGGCTCGTTCCTGCGCGCTCCGAAGCTGTCCGATGTGCCATATCCGGTGCAGATGGAACCGAACCTGGTGGTCGAGTTCTACTCTCGCTGA
- a CDS encoding peptide chain release factor 3, giving the protein MTDINDGPAPQSSLAGAISRRRTFAIISHPDAGKTTLTERILRAGGAIQMAGNVRAKGERRRTRSDWMGIERDRGISVVTSVMTFEYGGCVFNLLDTPGHEDFSEDTYRTLTAVDSAVMVIDAAKGIEDRTRKLFEICRLRDIPIVTFINKMDRESRDPFEILDEISSSLALDTTPLTWPIGRAATFIGTYDIRNGEVHTTVPVEESDPRMVQVREELELVEAALPEFDRESFDEGHLTPVFFGSAMKEIGVTDLLDALVAFGPAPRAQNTENRTVTADEAQMTALVFKIQANMDPNHRDRIAFARVCSGKLTRGMRLLNTRTGKSFVLHTPQFFFARDRQLAEEAFAGDVVGIPNHGTLRIGDTLTEGESIRFTGVPYFAPEILRRVRLDDAMKAKKLRQALSELAEEGVVQLFRPQDGAQPIVGVVGTLQLDVLQERLKGEYGVAIGFDSTPFSLARWVTGDRTKLETFMMANRSSMADDLDGDPVFLASSGFMMRRTEEMNPDLSFHDVKQIGIEIG; this is encoded by the coding sequence ATGACAGACATCAATGACGGCCCCGCGCCCCAGTCTTCTCTTGCCGGAGCCATCAGTCGGCGACGTACCTTTGCCATCATTTCCCATCCTGACGCCGGTAAGACGACGCTGACAGAACGGATTCTCCGAGCGGGCGGAGCCATCCAGATGGCGGGTAACGTCAGGGCGAAAGGGGAGAGGCGTCGGACGCGTTCTGACTGGATGGGCATTGAGCGTGATCGTGGCATTTCTGTCGTCACGTCCGTGATGACCTTTGAATATGGTGGCTGCGTTTTCAACCTGCTGGACACGCCGGGCCATGAAGACTTCTCGGAAGACACCTACCGGACGCTGACCGCCGTTGATTCCGCCGTGATGGTGATCGATGCCGCCAAGGGTATTGAGGACCGGACACGCAAGCTGTTCGAGATCTGCCGTCTCCGCGACATTCCCATCGTCACGTTCATCAACAAGATGGACCGTGAGTCGCGTGACCCGTTCGAGATACTGGACGAAATTTCTTCCTCGCTGGCGCTCGATACGACCCCACTGACATGGCCGATTGGTCGGGCCGCGACCTTTATCGGCACGTATGACATCCGAAATGGCGAGGTCCACACGACGGTGCCGGTCGAGGAGAGCGATCCGCGTATGGTGCAGGTGCGGGAAGAGCTTGAGCTTGTCGAGGCCGCTCTTCCTGAATTTGACCGTGAGTCGTTTGATGAAGGTCATCTGACACCAGTGTTCTTCGGTAGCGCCATGAAAGAGATTGGCGTCACCGATCTGCTGGATGCGCTGGTCGCCTTTGGCCCAGCGCCGCGTGCCCAGAACACGGAAAACCGCACGGTCACGGCGGACGAGGCGCAGATGACGGCGCTGGTGTTCAAGATTCAGGCGAACATGGACCCGAATCACCGGGATCGCATCGCTTTCGCCCGTGTCTGTTCAGGCAAACTGACCCGCGGGATGCGGCTGCTGAATACGCGCACGGGCAAGAGCTTCGTGCTGCATACGCCGCAGTTCTTCTTCGCCCGTGATCGTCAGTTGGCTGAAGAGGCGTTTGCTGGCGATGTGGTAGGTATTCCCAACCATGGCACCCTGCGGATAGGCGACACGCTGACGGAAGGGGAGTCCATCCGCTTTACGGGCGTTCCGTATTTCGCACCGGAAATTCTGCGTCGTGTGCGGCTGGATGACGCGATGAAGGCCAAGAAGCTGCGGCAGGCCCTGAGCGAGCTTGCCGAAGAAGGTGTCGTGCAGCTTTTCAGGCCGCAGGATGGCGCTCAGCCTATCGTTGGTGTGGTCGGAACGCTTCAGCTGGACGTGCTTCAGGAGCGCCTGAAAGGCGAATACGGTGTGGCCATCGGGTTCGATTCCACGCCGTTCTCACTGGCTCGCTGGGTGACAGGTGACCGGACGAAACTTGAGACGTTCATGATGGCGAACCGCTCTTCGATGGCGGATGATCTGGATGGCGATCCGGTGTTTCTGGCCAGCTCAGGCTTCATGATGCGGCGCACTGAGGAAATGAACCCGGATCTGTCGTTCCATGACGTCAAGCAGATCGGTATCGAAATCGGATAA
- a CDS encoding IclR family transcriptional regulator, protein MMKESESVPALRRAVKILDLVSTQDTPPNAAAIARLLDLPRSSAHGLVTVMAELGLLETTGGSGGGGFRLGSRLLDWAVQVSPRQDLLNAFHQLIGERPELGAYTVSLSALEGEDVVYVASRANEKGFGIHYNVGLRLPAMYTATGMAQLGAMEGAALRKWLTLYPMSSWPAPPTTTGASAPVAVMDEIAGVRRRGYAVDDEQVQVGVWCFAAPVHDLAGNVVAGLGISQPKPKDTLKQAEAMGRLVVSIAQTLSGRLGYRGRWGGLGE, encoded by the coding sequence ATGATGAAAGAGAGTGAGTCGGTTCCGGCTCTCAGGCGTGCAGTGAAAATTCTGGACCTTGTCAGCACGCAGGATACGCCCCCCAATGCCGCGGCGATCGCCCGTCTCCTCGATCTTCCCCGCAGTTCGGCGCATGGGCTGGTGACAGTGATGGCCGAACTGGGGCTTCTGGAAACCACCGGAGGATCGGGTGGAGGGGGTTTCCGGCTTGGCTCCAGATTGCTCGACTGGGCGGTGCAGGTCAGTCCCAGACAGGATCTGCTGAATGCGTTTCATCAACTGATTGGTGAAAGGCCGGAACTGGGTGCCTACACTGTCAGTCTGAGCGCGCTGGAAGGTGAGGACGTCGTGTATGTCGCCAGCCGTGCAAACGAGAAGGGATTTGGCATCCATTACAATGTCGGGCTTCGTCTGCCTGCCATGTACACCGCAACGGGCATGGCCCAGCTTGGGGCGATGGAGGGAGCCGCACTGAGAAAATGGCTCACGCTTTACCCGATGTCGTCCTGGCCTGCCCCTCCAACCACGACGGGTGCCTCCGCTCCTGTCGCCGTGATGGACGAAATCGCCGGGGTGCGGCGTCGGGGATATGCGGTGGATGACGAGCAGGTGCAGGTGGGCGTCTGGTGCTTTGCCGCACCGGTCCATGATCTTGCCGGGAACGTCGTGGCGGGCTTGGGGATCAGTCAGCCCAAACCGAAAGATACCCTGAAACAGGCAGAGGCGATGGGACGGCTTGTGGTCTCGATTGCCCAGACCCTGTCAGGGCGGCTGGGATACCGTGGACGCTGGGGCGGACTTGGCGAATGA
- a CDS encoding DUF3108 domain-containing protein — MSDNHPRTGSLFLRNRMTARRLLLSACCLCFLVGGSARAQEASQASSPAANSAIHIKYTIYTHWFPVMKLETSFLLEQTHYNVAMQARAEGLLSIFTRLRIQSVATGAIQNDVVLPSRYDSQGLSRSAQRHVVLDYPQGQPVVTLLEPTETDREPVPDELRQRGTDILTTMAKVILTVRKTGLCDGTYDVFDGIRVSHFTLKTTGQDMKPDVFEDRKVPAMRCEFSGYQTAGFIKGHQAKALREPHGGTVWFINVDGYGPVPVRTEIDHPKVGHLTVKLDKLEKGAG, encoded by the coding sequence TTGAGCGACAATCATCCCCGAACCGGCAGCCTTTTCCTGCGCAACAGGATGACGGCGAGACGATTGCTGCTGTCCGCGTGCTGTCTGTGTTTTCTGGTCGGTGGCTCTGCCCGTGCGCAGGAGGCATCGCAAGCCAGTTCTCCCGCTGCTAATAGCGCAATCCACATCAAATATACGATTTATACGCATTGGTTTCCGGTGATGAAGCTGGAGACCAGCTTTCTGCTCGAACAGACACATTATAACGTTGCCATGCAGGCGCGGGCCGAAGGACTGCTCAGTATCTTCACCAGACTGCGTATCCAGTCTGTCGCGACCGGTGCCATTCAGAACGATGTCGTGCTGCCGTCCCGCTATGACAGTCAGGGACTGAGTCGATCGGCCCAGCGTCACGTTGTTCTTGATTATCCGCAGGGCCAGCCTGTTGTCACTTTGCTGGAGCCGACAGAGACGGATCGCGAGCCGGTACCAGATGAACTGCGACAGCGCGGAACGGATATTCTGACCACCATGGCGAAGGTCATTCTGACGGTTCGGAAGACGGGCCTTTGTGATGGCACCTATGATGTGTTCGACGGGATCAGGGTGTCACACTTCACGCTGAAGACGACGGGACAGGACATGAAACCCGACGTCTTTGAGGACCGAAAGGTTCCGGCGATGCGCTGCGAATTTTCCGGATATCAGACCGCAGGCTTCATCAAGGGGCATCAGGCGAAAGCCTTGCGCGAACCTCATGGTGGAACAGTGTGGTTCATCAATGTGGACGGGTATGGGCCGGTGCCGGTGCGAACGGAAATCGATCATCCCAAGGTGGGGCATCTGACCGTCAAGCTGGATAAGCTTGAAAAAGGCGCAGGCTGA
- a CDS encoding M3 family oligoendopeptidase — MTQSFASLSFPRPTEASLAEGFGSVTVLLDRNDLKGALSRFDRERRSFESWAALVYLRFAQDTTSEEAKQDRDYADRLTPKATAHEVTLKKRFLSEQFHDATAAIVGPHVIALWKSDITTFDPRIENALEEEARLTSEYTALLASARIEIEGQTVNLSGLAPWMEHPDRAIRHAAEQARWAFFAEHGETLDTLFGRLVELRTDMARTLGFETYTPLGYRRLRRVDYSPEEVARFREEVVTHVTPLVASLLEQRREEMGWPTLNYWDESFVDPRGNPKPAGDYDLLIERAQTMFDRMSGDLGPFFKSMVSGGYVDLKNRDGKAGGGFCTAFPDVGMPFIFANFNGTHGDINVFTHEMGHAYQNWRSRDLPTIDELWPTMEAAEIDSMGLEFLTWPHMELMVEDGAADRFRRMHLIGSLSFLPYGVCVDHFQHEVYANPTMTAQERHETWRRLERHYMPWRDYGDLSYPAHGGRWQAQGHIYRNPFYYIDYTLALCCAMQLWLQSRRDEPAAMKAYEGLCAQGGSAPFTGLIARAGLVSPFASGVLADVVQEAADFLENGPR, encoded by the coding sequence ATGACCCAAAGCTTCGCATCCCTGTCTTTCCCCCGCCCAACAGAAGCCAGCCTCGCAGAAGGTTTTGGTTCTGTAACTGTCCTTCTTGATAGAAATGACCTCAAGGGCGCTCTATCACGCTTCGACCGTGAGCGCCGCAGCTTTGAAAGCTGGGCGGCGCTTGTCTATCTGCGTTTTGCTCAGGATACGACAAGCGAAGAAGCAAAGCAGGATCGCGATTACGCGGATCGCCTGACACCCAAGGCGACGGCGCACGAAGTCACACTGAAAAAGCGTTTCCTCTCCGAACAGTTCCATGACGCGACAGCCGCCATTGTCGGTCCACACGTCATCGCCCTCTGGAAAAGCGACATCACGACATTCGACCCACGGATCGAAAACGCGCTCGAAGAAGAAGCGCGTCTGACAAGCGAATACACTGCCCTGCTCGCCTCGGCCCGAATCGAAATCGAAGGTCAAACCGTCAACCTGTCCGGTCTTGCGCCCTGGATGGAGCATCCTGATCGCGCCATACGCCACGCCGCCGAGCAGGCGAGATGGGCGTTCTTCGCCGAACATGGAGAGACGCTCGACACGCTCTTCGGGCGACTGGTCGAGCTGCGCACGGACATGGCCCGCACGCTTGGCTTCGAGACCTATACGCCGCTTGGCTACCGTCGCCTGCGCCGCGTCGATTACAGCCCGGAAGAAGTCGCCCGTTTCCGCGAAGAAGTCGTCACCCACGTCACACCGCTGGTCGCGTCGCTGCTGGAACAACGCCGCGAAGAAATGGGCTGGCCCACCCTGAACTACTGGGACGAGAGCTTCGTCGACCCCAGAGGCAACCCGAAGCCCGCCGGAGATTATGACCTGCTCATCGAGCGCGCCCAGACCATGTTCGACCGCATGTCAGGTGATCTCGGACCGTTCTTCAAGAGCATGGTGTCGGGTGGTTACGTCGATCTCAAGAACCGGGACGGCAAGGCTGGCGGCGGTTTCTGCACCGCTTTCCCTGATGTCGGGATGCCGTTCATCTTCGCCAATTTCAACGGCACGCATGGCGATATCAATGTCTTCACCCATGAGATGGGACACGCCTACCAGAACTGGCGCAGCCGCGATCTGCCGACCATCGACGAATTGTGGCCGACCATGGAAGCGGCGGAAATCGACTCCATGGGGCTGGAGTTTCTGACATGGCCGCACATGGAGCTAATGGTTGAAGATGGCGCTGCCGACCGTTTCCGTCGGATGCATCTGATCGGCTCGCTGAGCTTCCTGCCCTATGGCGTGTGCGTCGATCACTTCCAGCATGAAGTATATGCCAACCCGACCATGACAGCGCAGGAGCGTCACGAAACATGGCGGCGTCTGGAGCGCCATTACATGCCGTGGCGTGACTACGGCGACCTGTCCTATCCGGCGCACGGCGGACGCTGGCAGGCGCAGGGGCATATCTACCGCAACCCGTTCTATTACATCGACTATACGCTTGCGCTCTGCTGCGCGATGCAGCTCTGGCTTCAGTCCCGGCGCGACGAGCCGGCAGCGATGAAAGCCTATGAAGGGCTGTGCGCGCAGGGAGGATCAGCCCCGTTCACCGGACTGATCGCCAGGGCCGGGCTTGTCTCACCGTTCGCCTCCGGCGTACTGGCCGACGTTGTTCAGGAAGCGGCTGATTTTCTGGAAAACGGTCCGCGTTAA